The Daucus carota subsp. sativus chromosome 9, DH1 v3.0, whole genome shotgun sequence genome window below encodes:
- the LOC108201459 gene encoding protein pleiotropic regulatory locus 1 → MVMESPVEAESLRKLCYKSIKRGLDFFSSPCHDSYATDPVSKKTRTSHKLPTFHDHTQTLRDDSTTTLALSVPRNPLPKKEGFQPNSLGDEAGFAGKSGEILNSDHASCNKFSSDTRKSLVKPPVWKAYRVLSNHLGWVRSVAFSPSNEWFCTGSADRTIKIWDLASGKLQHTLTGHIGQVRSLAVSNRHTYLFSGGDDKQVKCWDLEQNKVIRSFHGHLSGVYCMALHPTIDVLVTGGRDSVCRVWDVRSKVQIHALSGHEDTVCSVFTRSTDPQVVTGSRDATIKFWDLRYGNTMTTLTHHKKSVRAMVPHPVEDNFASASPDSIKKFNLPRGVFMHNMTSRHNTIINAMAVNRDGLMVTGGDDGSLWFWDWKTGQNLQQIKSKVQPGSLDCEAGIYAASFDVTGSRLVTCEADKTVKIWKAETM, encoded by the coding sequence ATGGTGATGGAATCTCCAGTAGAAGCAGAGTCCCTGAGAAAACTGTGTTATAAATCCATCAAGAGAGGCCTTGATTTCTTCTCTTCTCCTTGTCATGATTCCTATGCAACTGATCCTGTTAGCAAAAAAACACGTACGAGTCATAAGCTGCCCACTTTTCATGATCATACGCAAACACTTCGAGATGATTCTACGACAACTCTTGCTCTCTCTGTTCCGCGAAACCCTCTGCCCAAGAAAGAAGGATTTCAACCAAACAGCCTCGGGGATGAGGCTGGATTTGCTGGAAAAAGCGGAGAAATATTAAATTCTGATCATGCTTCATGTAACAAATTCTCTTCTGACACAAGGAAGAGTCTCGTAAAACCTCCTGTGTGGAAAGCGTACAGGGTTTTGAGTAATCATCTGGGATGGGTGAGATCGGTTGCTTTTAGTCCAAGTAATGAATGGTTCTGTACAGGCTCTGCTGATCGTACGATTAAGATATGGGACTTGGCAAGCGGAAAGTTGCAGCACACACTTACGGGACATATTGGACAAGTCCGAAGCCTCGCTGTGAGCAACAGACACACGTACTTGTTCTCTGGTGGCGACGATAAACAAGTTAAGTGCTGGGACTTGGAACAGAACAAAGTCATCCGGTCTTTTCATGGTCATCTGAGTGGTGTTTATTGTATGGCTCTTCATCCCACAATTGATGTTTTGGTCACTGGAGGCCGTGATTCGGTGTGTCGTGTGTGGGACGTGCGGAGCAAGGTACAAATACATGCACTTTCGGGGCATGAGGACACAGTTTGTTCTGTTTTTACTCGGTCTACAGATCCACAAGTTGTCACGGGCTCCCGTGATGCCACTATAAAGTTTTGGGACCTTCGATACGGGAACACAATGACAACGCTAACACACCATAAAAAGTCTGTACGAGCCATGGTTCCGCATCCAGTTGAGGATAATTTTGCATCTGCCTCACCTGACAGCATCAAGAAATTTAATCTTCCGAGAGGGGTGTTTATGCATAACATGACTTCAAGGCACAACACAATAATCAACGCAATGGCAGTGAATAGGGACGGTTTGATGGTCACTGGAGGTGATGATGGAAGTCTCTGGTTTTGGGACTGGAAGACTGGCCAAAACTTGCAGCAAATCAAGTCAAAAGTTCAGCCTGGTTCCCTGGACTGCGAAGCTGGAATATATGCTGCCTCATTTGATGTCACGGGTTCAAGACTGGTGACATGTGAAGCTGATAAGACGGTAAAGATTTGGAAAGCGGAGACAATGTAA
- the LOC108201460 gene encoding uncharacterized protein LOC108201460, whose protein sequence is MELTKLHVISDFVSPVVRVPQVYNSLWKWGALILALIATFTSISTRIKHIIIRVRSIKRSSSKQLLQCFDDDFDFSDDEDDVDLSSTPSDDDESGDDDSVDGGDEPELRRDCFSWSDFSAGNSVVKLWDSFGLNLDFQDSSESENPTWALDGDLKISEFFAGKRNIPAAGKSLPAVVYVADMSDHDRLVLGAYDRRISNDIPVVKWGPIAGGELRRRGLRNVTSPLNNLTESDVETWWDADAVIVN, encoded by the coding sequence ATGGAGTTAACAAAGCTGCATGTGATAAGCGATTTCGTGTCACCAGTTGTTCGAGTACCTCAAGTATACAACAGCCTCTGGAAATGGGGGGCTTTGATTCTAGCTCTAATCGCTACTTTCACAAGCATTTCCACCAGAATCAAGCATATTATCATCAGGGTCAGATCGATCAAACGCTCCTCTTCTAAGCAGCTTCTGCAGTGCTTCGACGATGATTTTGACTTCTCCGACGACGAAGATGACGTCGACCTCTCGTCGACGCCTTCTGATGATGATGAAAGTGGTGATGATGATTCGGTGGATGGCGGCGATGAGCCGGAGCTCCGGCGAGATTGTTTCTCGTGGTCCGACTTTTCCGCGGGGAACAGTGTTGTTAAGCTGTGGGATAGCTTTGGTCTGAATTTGGACTTCCAGGATTCCTCGGAGAGTGAGAATCCCACGTGGGCTTTGGACGGAGATTTGAAAATCAGCGAATTTTTCGCGGGGAAGCGGAATATTCCGGCGGCCGGAAAATCTTTGCCGGCGGTTGTTTATGTGGCGGATATGAGTGACCATGATAGACTTGTCTTGGGTGCATATGATCGGAGAATTTCTAATGATATTCCGGTGGTGAAGTGGGGCCCGATTGCCGGCGGCGAGTTGAGAAGAAGGGGATTAAGAAACGTTACGTCGCCGTTAAATAATTTGACGGAGAGTGATGTGGAGACGTGGTGGGACGCTGACGCCGTTATTGTAAATTAG